In candidate division KSB1 bacterium, the DNA window AGAACTACCCAGTCACAGGCGGCCGAATCAAGGGCCCAAAGTTAAATGGCAAAATCCTGGAGGGAGGAGGCGAATGGACCATCCTGCACCCGGACGGGGCGGGCAAATTGTATTTGCGAACACCGATTCGCACAAATGACGGCAGCCGGATTTATGCGCACCATCATGGCGTCGTGTACGCTAAATCGGCTGTAATTCAACGCCTGCGGGAAAACAAACCCGTTGATCCGTCGGAA includes these proteins:
- a CDS encoding DUF3237 domain-containing protein → NYPVTGGRIKGPKLNGKILEGGGEWTILHPDGAGKLYLRTPIRTNDGSRIYAHHHGVVYAKSAVIQRLRENKPVDPSEYYFRTTPYFETTSKKYAWLNRIAAVGKGHFVPNGIKFSVYSID